Within the Cyprinus carpio isolate SPL01 chromosome B18, ASM1834038v1, whole genome shotgun sequence genome, the region AGCTCCGTTTTGATGGACGATGCCATGTCGGACGTTCTTTCAGTCCTCAGAGGACACGGTGTTAGATTCTCTACAGAGCTGAGCGGAGCCCGCTGAGATGCACAAGGCCCTTGACCGGCGTCGATGACTGCATCTAGATCTTTGAGAATGGCAGAAATGGCTGAAGATAAAGAGAAATCCTCCTCTGAAGTCCAGGCCATGAAATCGTCCTCCGTATTTTCAGCATTCGGTGATGATAAAGGTGCATGATGCTCCGCTGGAGGAGATAATTGTGTAAAATCAGGCTCTGGTTTTAATTTCGCAGGAATCTTTGCGGCGGACAGCGATTCGACCTGCGCCCGGACCTCGGACTGGACCTGCCGCAGTGTGTTGTTGATCAGAACCGACCGTAATAAGCAGGGCTCCACGAGAGCCTGGTCGCGGTGGAACTTATCCATGGAGATGTCCAACACAGACTGCAGCTGACTTTCCCGCGCTGATCCTCCTCCCTCGTCCTCCCTGCGGAGTTTACGCTTCTGTCCCTTGGCCACCATTTCTCACACTGCAACACAACAGTGAGTTTGAGTTCAAGACTGCTCCTATGAGGAAATACAAAACATACACTTCACATAGTAGAGCGAGAATGATGCAAATCATTCAAAGATGCCACATTACCACACCATTTGCTAAAGCTTTACAGAATGTATATTTTTCATACAATTCATGTAAAGTATTAAATCAACTATTCaagttgttttaataatttagagACTTGATAATAGAATACTCAAAGACAGAAAAGCAAAATCGaagtaaaaaaacattaatctgtAAGGTAAGTTTATTCTAGGACTTTAATACATACGATACGaatctataaatatttaatttcacatattttaattgGCTGTTGTTGAATCAACTCACTGagttactaaatattaataaccccatgaagtacaataaatatcaagttaaaaaaaatatatatatatatatattataatataaaaataatatattttatatatttttttattttatttttatatttttaataattaaaaaaaaatagcattttaccCCAaggttctaattttttttttttttttactgttaaaaatggttttattccACAATTCTAAAAACATTGTGTCCACAAATTCCTCACTAACTTTACCTCAAAAAAActttacctcaaaaaaaaaaaaaaaaaaaaaaaaaaaaaaaaaaaaaaaaaaaagatattcaagAAGCCAATTGTTCTACAAACTCCAGATGTGTGGGACGGAatgtatcatatttaattatattaaaggtATATTTAATTATATCGAATAATAATTCGAGTCTATTTCGAAGACGACAAGGGCCTGTATGTATTGAGACAACTCGAGACtgatttttaatacagaaatctTAGATAAAAAGTCATTAGAATTGAACTAGGCATATTTGCAATATCAGCCTTCCGGAACAGCAACTGGCtacaaaagtaacatttttaaattgatacAAAAACAAGTAATGTATTCAATGTATCCAGaagtttgtgtgagaaaaaatCAGTGCGCTAGCTTAGCATGTTAACTACCTGCTATTACTTTCTGGATGACATGTTTTACTCACCTGTAACGAATGTAAACGAACTCCAAGATCGATGTAACTCGTGTAGATTTATATTCATTCGACTTCTATTAAAATATAACGCTCCTGAAGCGTCGGGTGACTGGAAGCGTCTGCTGGAGGTTTTTTTGTCCCGCCAGTGATTCAATCAGTTCTGACGTCACGCGCGCAATGCACGCCGGGAATTGTAGTTGCGTGAGTACCTACTACTTCTTGTGTCTCTAAACAGGATAGTTAAAGCGGGTACAAAATACTGCTTACACCACATAATATACTACCAACGTAAACGAGAAACAATAACTTTGTAAATTAACATCTTTATTTAAACACAGAACataaaatgattacattattaGGCAAATTAGGCCTACATAGTTTTTCATTCAGTGATTCTTAAGGCAAAACAAACAGCGAGAAGTTCTCCAACGATCCATTTTTCAGTAAGAACAAAACTTCTTAGATTAACTATAGATACTTTTATTGCTGgtcagtttttgtttattaaaaaaaaaactttatagatGCAATCAGTAACTTTAAAAAAGTTTCAGTTATTTGACACTTCTACAATGGCAtaagaaagaataataaaaaaaataaggatgctgcaaaattaaagtcattttggCCAGTGAATTATAAATCAATTATGCCCCTGAGTAGATTAACTATATTCTCCACAGACTCCAACCGTCTTTCCATCCCATTCAGATATGGAAAGGCACTTGACAAAGAAATGGCCCAGGTCATATTTGGAGATGACTCTTCCTTTTAACATGTTCTCGGTCACAGTGTATTTTTCTGTCAGAGGTTTGTCACCTAGAAAGACGACAATCACATATTTTCTTAAACATACAGTAACATACAGTTAACcaaaacagacaattaaatgAAATCCATATTTTAGGGATGCAGATCTTTCAGAGCTAATTACCAGCAATATGCGGAGGCATGACAGCTACATAGTCCAATCCTGACTCCTTCAGGACGGTGTACATTCGGTCATGATCTTCAGTGACCGGCACCAGGCGAGGAGGAACTTTGGCACGATCCCACAGGAGGAACGCTGTGAAAGGTAAAAGAGAGAGATACAGCAGTTTCTTCACATGTCAGTATGCGCTTGCACACTAATGAGGCAGAAACACGGCTCAGACATCAATACCTGACATGCACGCAATAACTTTGCGGATTCCGCGGGCTTTCATAACCTCCAGAATGTTCCGGGTTCCCTCAGACATCATTGTTGTGGGACCAGCAGAAAAAATGTCAGAGAACAAGTCAATAAACTTGAATAACATTTGGATGCAATTATTAGTAACTCCAAGCCTGTTTGATTCTCAACCATTTCAAACGCTCCCTCCAAGCATCATGAtgcaattaaaaacagttttcatgctgattttaatttgaattttgagTGAAATGAATTAATTTCTAAGTAAGAGTGATGCATGTATGACCAAAAacgaaaaaaatacattactaaGTGAATTTGCATTGAGTTTAAGTGAACTCACTGAGATCACTTCTTGTCCCCAGAATGATGATCACCGCATCTTGACCCTCCAGGGTCTTCTTCACATCATCTTTGTTCAGAACGTCTCCCACCACTACTCTGGAGGCCTTGTGGTCTGGAGGAAGCCTTGCAGCGTCTCTCACCAGCACAGTCACATTGTAACCTGGAACAGCCAAAAATCTAAGTGAGAAGGCTTGGTAATAATATGCTTGAAATGAAAGATCATGCAAGATGCCATGCCTGTTTGGTCAAGATGACCATAAGATATCACAACTATCAATAAACGTGACAATAAAGCACAGTGCAGCCAAAATAATTTTGAAACTGCTCATACGAAAAtgagaaaatcattttataaaaataaaatatttgattactgacaatttatttaaaaagaaacaaaaaccgagcactattttgtattatatttatgttaatcGTCCACCTTTATATATTCATTTGATATTCATATAGTTATTTACTGTCAACAAAAATGACAATGAATCCAACTGAAGTGGAGGCCAGCTGATCAAGACCTCTGCAGTGTTCAGATAAAAACTGTCCGTTTATGCTTATCTTTAACATGCATACTATGACTCAGCAGCAGGTTAGTTATTATGCATGACTAAGAAGTTTCGCAAACGTCTCGTGATCTCAATGCATAAGAGAaggaacaaaacaagtaaaaaaaaaactaaaaaaaacaattatatataatatatattaatatatatatatatattatatattatatatatatattaatacttaatATATCAAGTTCAACAACACCTGCTGGGTCCGTGTTGTTAATCAACAACTCTGCAACTATTTTAATCCTGCATGCATTTAGTAAATTTGAACGACCCCAACTTTCCACACaagtttctatttttaaacaaagtcAAATGTTTGCAAGGTCAAACACAATCTCTGCATTGAAATATCCTAAAGCGATTAGAAGACAGTTTgaattaacatatatattatacagtatgtccCAAGTGTCATTGTGTAGCTGTGTACCTGCGGCCACTGCGATAGGTAAGGTCGCTAACCCCGTCATCCCCGTGCTGCCGAATATTGCCACATTTTTTATAGCATCAGACATACTGAGTAGAAATGCTCTTGGTCAGTTCCACGTGCAAAGAGAGATTTTACTGAAAACCCACGCTCTGGCACTAGCAGTGTGTTTAGCTGCAATCCTGATCTTGAACGTTTATGTCTCTGGCTGCTGTCACGTATGTAACGCCTCCTTCAGGAAACTAGGGAGCGTAGTATTGTGACAAGCCCCGCCTTTTGATCTGAGCTCTGTTTGCTGTTGTTGCTAGGCCACATGAATGACTTCTCAGCTGTCCAATCGCTGATTGCTTATGACTAGAGCTAACCAATTACAGCAAAGAATGCTCAGGTCAAGGGCGGAGCTTGTCGGTGGGCGACTGTAACGCGTCTAAGGTGAAATAACTCCTAAATGTCTTCAAAACTGCTCGCTAAGAGCTGCTTTCGTATTTTGACCACCTTTTAAAATATGGATTATTTATTATCAGTCATTAAATGTAGTTGGTTTTGGATTTTTCTCAATAGTAATagttcattttgaaaatattatttataaccaTAGGTTACCATGATTCTGTGTTGTCTACTTGTCAACCAAGGAGGAGTAAGTCAATAACAATGAACACCTTTGCTATGCACCTGCTATTGACCCTACTGGtgttaaaacatatttaggtTTTTATAGGCCATTTCATAAGTGTATATTTCTTAACTAATGCaatgttaatataccaaactGTACAAAAGTCTTGATGTTTACTCCCATGATAATGCAGGTGATATAACAGGGGACCTTGTTAAAAGGGTGTGATCTTAATAGTGttgaatacttaaaaaaatgtacttagaTATTATATTACTAAccacattatattaatattaaccacactccagtggtttgagtcttacctatcagataggtccttcaaagtatcttggagagagTGAGTGGGTCCAAGTCgtaacatctaactactggggtgcctcagggctcagttcttggaccacttctcttctctgtctacatggcatcatagTGTTCTGTCATTcggaaacatggcttttcatatcactgctatgctgatgacactcaactctacctctcattcttccctgatgatccgacgatagctgctcgcatctcagcttgtctaacagacatttcttgctggataaaggaccatcaccttcaactcaaccttgccaagacagaactgcttgtggttccagcaaacccattgtttcatcacaatttcaccatcaatcAACCATGACTCCtttaaaaacagccagaaaccttggagttatgtttgatgatcagctgatttcctcagaccacattgctaaaactgtccggtcctgcagatttgctttattcaacatcaagaagatcaggccctttctttcggaacatgcttcacaactccttgttcaagctcttgttctgtccaggatggactattgcaatgctctcttggcaggtcttccagacagttctatcaaaccttttcAGTTAATCTAGAACGCAgccagatttatttttaatgagctgaaaaggatgcatgtcacacctctgtttatcaatttgcactggctaccagtagctgctcgcataaaattcaaggcattgatgtttgcctacaaaaccaccactcgCTCTGCatccctttacctaaattcattacttcagacttatgttcttctagaagcttgcgttctgcaagtgaacatcacttcattgtgccatcccaaagaagcacaaaatcactttcatggacttttacatgaactgttccctcctggtggaatgacctgcccaactcaatccgagcagctgagtccttagccatcttcaagaatcggctaaaaacactcTTCCATCTTAATTTGACCCTCgtactctagcactctctattctaattctattcttaaaaaaaccacacatttctaatctttttgtattctgtcttttctctttttattcattatactattaacaaaagtaaaaaacggcctctaacactagcttgctctattcttttccttttcctattttcctatttttttatttattatatgatttaaaaaagaaaacattgctacgtgtactgcgttaagctaactgggacttgttatagcacttgtatatcattgctcttctgttgattttgattgcttccaatgtcctcatttgtaagtcgctttggataaaaacatctgctatatgactaaatgtaattgtaaatattaatgaaataaaaggcgacttaagtgaacttaaaaatGGTTAAACATGTATACATGACAATTTTTCTTAACACACTTTTCACTTTTGTTTCActattgtttacattattttaataatcttttgtcatgttttaaagaagttcACTTTTAATGCACTAACACACTAAAGCAAATTTACTTGATAATTACTTTGACTaaattttagggctgtcaaatgattaatcacgattaatcacatccaaaataaaagttttgtttacataatatatgtatgtgtacagggtatatttattatgtatatataaatacacaccataatttatatatttagaaaatattacatgtatatacagtttatatatttatattcttatattttatattatataataacatatatttaatatataaacataaacatattcttcttaaatatatacatgcatgtgtgtgtatttatatatacataataaatatacacagtatacacacatatattatgtaaacaaaacttttattttggatgtgattaatcgtgattaatcatttgacaaccctactaaattttaaacattttatgatttaaatgttatattaaatataattttatgtgttttatatgtttttattttagtttcagtttcagttaacttaaaataaatgaaaattaaaaatgttgctcatggcaactagctgaaataaaataagtttatcaaaataagttaataagtaaatacgttttttttttaaatatattattttgaacatttatttcatttcaagtaacatttttaatggtctagttttagtttagtttagtaacCCAACAATGGCGAAAAATAGTGTATTAATGGACTCATGTATGAACCTTTCTCAccattgtattgtgtgtgtgtgtagagagagggCTCTTTTAGGCTGTCTTTTAGGCTGTAGTGTGTGTGCGCGTGGCTCCCCGATCACACTGCTGCTGTATTCTCCGCgttcttgagagagagagagagagagagagagagagagagagagagagagagagagagagagagagagagagagagagagagagagattgagcgCGTGCGTATCCGGTGCACGGGATATCCGAGCACACCGGCGATCTGACCGAGCAAGCAAATCTGGCCTCAGACACATTTTTGATGTGATGCGAGTGATATCACCCCTGAAGGAGCCGCGCACTGACCGGTGTCCCTTCTTCTCATCGCGCACCTGACTGAAGTATGCCAGAGAAAAGAGACAGCGCTCAATCCATCCGGGATTATTCATACATCGCATGAGAAGCATCTTTCCGCGCTCATCTGTGCCATAATCATTCATCCTTAGGAGTGGATGTGCAGGTAAGGATCGCACTGAGATCCGTACTGGAGAACAGTGATTCCCGTACGCTGTTATGATGTCCGTTGATTCCTGTTCGGTGAATGCAGCGAACACCGGCCTGTGCTGGCCACACACTGCAGTCATTTCTGGGCCGTGTCTTGAGCGATATTGTGCTTGTTGTAAATGTCAGCCGATGTTTTTGCGTTTAAGATGCCAGGCCTGGTATATATCCGCACGCTGCTGCATTTTCCAACACACTCCCTATTGGACCTCATTGAGGAAAGTTGCTTGTAAACCCAATAAGTGCCCATGTAGAGTGACAGGCCTGAATggaagaaaacatttaataggtgGCATGAACATTAGAGAGAACAAACAGCGCTGGGTATAAACGGTGATGGGAATAGTGGTCAACAATGCGGTAGATGCATTGAAGAAATACATCATCCGTGCATTCTAGCTGCACCCACAGCTCCAATCATGTGTCAGAAATTAGCAGCAGCAGTGGACTTTTTGTGTAAAACGTGAAACTGCCATCCATGACCTGTTTTGCAGCATTAAAAGAATAGTCTCATGTGAGGTGTCTAATTTTCAGATCTTGGTTAGTTGAGACAAGAGGCAGGACATATGAGTCATAGTAAGGTTAAATGCAATCAGTAGGTTATATATGCTGCTGTGTCTGCATTGCTTCTGTTGTATTGTCTCCTGAAATCGCTGCACAACCTTACTGTATATAGAATTTAGACTGCAAAGGAGGCACAGAAGATGCACCTAAAGCAGCATATATGGCACAGGAATGTTTGTTTATACAGACTGTTAAATTCTGCACATATGGCAGGtggaataaatgcatttacacaggaattataatagcaaaaataatgttatgaaattgatattttatgattatgattttttttaatgaaaatataaaatgctaaatataaatatgaacaacATATCATAAAATTGagaacttgtaaaaaaaaaaaaaaaaaatgtaaaaagcatttttatttatgcttgttATACTTGCaccttttaaaatatactttgagCCACCTATAACTGGACACTTTAATTTCCACATCTCAGATATGTATTAAACCATATACATGTGATAtatatggtcgtttttttttttttgtaaaatgaatgctgtgttgcattgtttttgtgttgttttgtgttattatagtttttatattgttttttttgtgttcattttttttttttaatattgattttgatTAGAATGCAAAGACTTTTTTCTTTGCAACAAGCACTTGTTTTTGTACTTGTACTTTTGTACATTCAGTTGATTTGAtgcaaatgcatattttttaaaatgagagTCTTTTTGCACATAGTAATCTACTCTCTTTTCAGTCTTTCACAGTGATGAGATTGAAGGCTTGCTTTACTAGCAAAGGATTTCAGAACAAATGTTTAACCTACACAGTGTCACAGTGTGATGTCATAGCGCTGATGCTGTCCGTAGTGTTGACATTCACTATTGTACCTATAGTTGgttgtcttttaaaataaattggtgAAATAAAAATCGAATCATATTGGGTTTCTGAAACCCGATATACACAGCTCTGTTTATAAGTGCATATGTTTAATGTGTTGTCCAGTTCTATTGATGTCATTGATCCCAAAGCAGATTTTCAGTGGAATAAATTCATTAGTATGTCTATATCTACTTAATTCAATCAAGAAAGGTGGCAGCAagcataaagagagagagagaaagagagagagggagagaagtcCTCTGCCCGGAGACTGGTGGCCTTCATGTTAATGTAGCATGGCATGATCTCCCTCAGGTCCTCCTCGACTCTTTGAGGACTGGATCACTTTTTTATTCCCCTGAAAGCAACATATACAGTCTGAGAAGAAGCTCCAGCTCCTGATCTATATCTGACCTATTTGAGTTTAAATGTAGAATGTCCTTTTTAAAGGGCAACCGCTGTTTTTGTTGAGGCAGATTCTTCTGTCAGATTATCTACATCCAGGCCTTCTTGAGAAGATGGAAACTGATTTAGGAACATGATGTCATTATGATATTAAAGCAGATTTATCCTAATGCTTATTTCTTGACCGTGAGGAGACAGGGTGGATGGTACCTGCTGctttgataaattaaaaagagCTAACTAATTAATATAAGCTGGTCCAGACCAAATCATATTGTATTGTCTGGGCCAAAAATCTGTGTAGTTGTGAGAAATGGATTTCGTGGTATggtaaaaatatgttcaaataagcTGATTTGAATTGAAATCCTATTTATAGTAcacatgggtcaaagacgaaaaagggtttaagcataaaaacaataattgtaatatttggcataatacaaaatacaaaataaaaagctttcggtttaatttaattgcaattttgtttttgtttttctgaacaaaaaataaatatcatacattttccctgATTcacagaagacacccactaaaatgtcattcagtgtaacaatcttgtcaggcatatttacaacaaaaatcaatttatgacattttaaaagactaattacaacaaattagt harbors:
- the sertad3 gene encoding SERTA domain-containing protein 3, which encodes MVAKGQKRKLRREDEGGGSARESQLQSVLDISMDKFHRDQALVEPCLLRSVLINNTLRQVQSEVRAQVESLSAAKIPAKLKPEPDFTQLSPPAEHHAPLSSPNAENTEDDFMAWTSEEDFSLSSAISAILKDLDAVIDAGQGPCASQRAPLSSVENLTPCPLRTERTSDMASSIKTELMCPGCPQDVALDKLLLDIDPSVFEPELNLLQGFSVTADDLVKYLPSLSKSPSASSSSSLVSRGQATWEIQEIEHVMDILMRTYPQS
- the blvrb gene encoding flavin reductase (NADPH), whose amino-acid sequence is MSDAIKNVAIFGSTGMTGLATLPIAVAAGYNVTVLVRDAARLPPDHKASRVVVGDVLNKDDVKKTLEGQDAVIIILGTRSDLSPTTMMSEGTRNILEVMKARGIRKVIACMSAFLLWDRAKVPPRLVPVTEDHDRMYTVLKESGLDYVAVMPPHIAGDKPLTEKYTVTENMLKGRVISKYDLGHFFVKCLSISEWDGKTVGVCGEYS